AACTTTACCGCCTGCGCGCTGGCGTGTGAGACGGTGGCGGAAGCCCTGCAGGCGCAAGGCCACGGCTGGCTTTGCGTGATTGGCTCGGTGGCGGGGGATCGTGGACGGCAGTCGAACTATCTCTATGGGGCAGCCAAGGGAGGCTTGGCGGTTTACACGCAAGGCTTGCGACATCGTCTCAAAGCGTTTGGTGTGGCGGTCATCACGATCAAGCCAGGATTTGTCGACACCGCCATGACCTGGGGCAAACCGGGTATGTTCCTGGTGGCCACCCCGGAACAAGCGGCTGAGGGCATTGTGCGCGCGATCGACGCCCGGCGTGCCGTGGCTTACGTGCCTGGTTTTTGGCGCCTGGTGATGGCGCTGATTCGCGGAATCCCCGGCCCCCTCTTTGAAAGATCCAAGCTCTGAACCGTGTCTGACGCCGCGTCCTCGTCTGAATCGATGCCGTCTTCGGCCGGATCCGACGCTCACCCGCCCCTTCCGAGGGGGGAGCAGATGGCCCGGGTGCCGCAGGCCGTGGCTGGCTGGCAGGCTTTGCTGGCGCTGTTGCGTCCGCGCCAGTGGATCAAAAACGGCTTCGTGCTGGCCCCTTTGATCTTCACGGGCCTGTTCGTCCGTCCGGACGCGCTCGGGCAGGCTGGCCTGGCGGCCTTTCTGTTCTGTCTCGCCTCGTCGGCGGTGTATGTTTTCAATGATCGCGTGGACGTCGAACGCGATCGCCGGCATCCGCTCAAGCGTCTCAGCCGGCCCCTGGCGGCCGGTACCGTCTCTGTCAGGTCTGCCGACGGCCTGCTGGGGGTGCTGCTGCTGCCCGTGCTGCTGGCGTTGTGGCTGTGGCCTCAGGTCGGAGCCCTGATCGGGGCGTATCTTGGATTGAACGTCGCCTATTCGTTACGCCTGAAACACGTTCCGGTGGTGGACATCTTCTGTGTCGCGACGGGCTTCTTGCTGCGGGTCGCGGCCGGTGCAGCCGCCCTGTCGGTGCCGCTTTCCAACTGGATGCTGGTCACGACGCTCTGCCTGGCGTTGTATCTCGCCGCTGTGAAGCGCCGCCAGGAACTGGCCCTGACCGATGGCGGGGCGCGTGGCGTGCTTGGCGCCTATACCGTCTCCCTGCTCGACCGTTATGCTCAGATGGCCGCGACAGCCGCCATTCTGTTCTATGCCCTCTTCACCAGCACGGTGCGACCTCAACTGGCCCTGACCGTCGTGCTGGTGTTGTTTGGCTTCTTTCGCTATAGCTATCTGGTGGAGGCTCGCCAGGCCGGCGAGAACCCCACCGAAGTGGTCTGGCAAGACGCTCCCTTGCTGCTGACCTTGGCGCTCTGGGTGGCGGGCTGCAGCTGGGTCATGTGGCTGGGTTGACCCACACGACTGGAGCTATCAGCTTGCAGCGGGAAAATCGGGCTGAGGGACCATCGGCTCCCGGCGGGTTTCCGACCGGTCTTTGGCGATGATTTCCTTGAGCCGGGCGATGGCGTCTTCTTTGGAAGGCGTGGTGGCCATGACGACACTCCTTGGGCGTTGGCTCGGTGCGATGCCACGACGGGGCACGCCCTCATCCTATCGCCGGGCGCGGCGGCGTCGATGTGATCAGCGTTCCGTTTCCCGCATGTTGATGTCGAGTTCGACGCGTTCCTTGGGGGCAGGCTTGGGAGAGGCTTGTTTATCGGGAGGAGCGAACTCGGTCTGGACCTGGGTCTGTCCGCCGCTGAAGGCTTCGAAGACCTCGGTTTTTGTGTTGAAGACGGCGCGGGAGGCGGTCAACCAATCGCCATTGGCCTGCTGCACCCGGACCTGGTCCGTCAGGGTGATCAGATTTTGCCGGTCGGAGAAGACAGCCTTCTTGCCGGTGGCCACCTTGCCCTTCTGTTCGATGCGAACCACTTCACCGGTGGCCACGGCGTCGCTCGTGCGGTTGTCGATCACCAGCTTGTCACACCACAAGGTGGCCCGCTCCCGCAGGGCTTCGTCTCGGGCCTCGTCCGGGCTATCCGCCTCGACGATGCCCTCCTTGACGAGCCAGTTGCCGTTGATCTGGACGACCTTCACGTTGCCCTCGAGGCGGGTTTCGTCCCGGGCCCGGTCCATGAAGGCGGAGTCGCCCCAGGCCTTTTTCTTGCCATTGATGATCGCCACGTTGCGCTTGAAGTGGGCGTCCTTTTTCTGGGTCCAGTATTCCAGTTCGTCGGCGTCGATGACGGTGTCTTCTTTCTTGATGGCGGCCTGAATCTTATCTCGCTTGGCCGACGTGAGCGCCCGGGCCAGCGGGTTGCGCTTGCGCACGAAGCGGACCTTGCCCTCCGCCACCAGGCGTTTCTCCTTATGAAAGGTGGTCATGCGGTCGGCGTTCAGCAGGGTGGGAGGCTCTCCCTCTTTGGCCTGGGTCACCTTGACCGGCTTGGTCATGTAGGAGACCTTGTTGGCCTGGTCGAACTGGACCTCCTCCGTCCGGATGGTGGTGTCGTCCTGCACAATCTTGACGTTGCCCGTGGCCAGGGCCATTCGCGCCTTGCGGTCATATTTCAGGTAGTCCGAGGTGATGTGGATGCGTTCGTCGGATTTGCCCTTCTTACCCTTGGTCGGCTTGGTCAGAGCCCGGGAGACGCGGCGCGGAGCAGGCTTGGGGTTGGTTTTGACGGCGGCGGGTGTCGGTAGCGGCACCGTCCGTACGGAGGGCAGCACCAGTGGCGGCGGGGGAACTTCATTCTCGGCGACAGCCGGAGATGCCGAGATGGTGATCGCAAGGGCGGCCACCCAGGACCAGACGCGGGACATCACAAACGCTCCTCGTCCTGTGCCTTGGCACGGAAATCCACGTGACCTTTGAGTTCGAAGACCTCCGCGTCGGCGTTGGCCTCGAGCGCATCGCCGCGGGCCTCGGTGCCATCCGTCATGGTGATGGTCACGGGCTTGGGCATTTCGACCCGTTTGGTGCGCGCCCGATAGGCCAGTTCCTCGGTCTTGATGATGTCCTTGTCGTCCGTGGTCAGCACCACGTGTCCCGACATGTGGAGGTCCTCACTGAACGAGTCAAAGCGGGCCTGGTCGGCGGTCCAATCGAGGGCGCGCACCTTCTCGCTCGGGCTGGCATCCTGATTTTTCCAATCCTTCAAGTTCAGGAACCGACCCTTGGGTTTGGGTTCGAAGGTGGTGTAGCGACCGTCCCGGCTGAGCGAAACGGTCGGGGCCTCGATCAGCCAACGCTGGACGCCTTTTTGTCGCCCTTGCATGGTGACGTCGGAGAACTTGACCTCGATGTTCTGTTCCAGACTGATGGCCTTCGGCAAGACCGGGTCTGCCAGGCCGGCCTGCTGTCGCGCGCGCGTGACGTAAATGGTTCCCGCGACCACCAACACCGTGAGCAGGTAGATGGGCCAGGGCGCCAGCCAGTTTGGCCTCGCCCGGGCAGGCTTCGCCGGCGGCCCGGGCGGAGCGCTCGCCACCTCCGCTGGCTGGTTCAGGTTTTCCTTGTGCGGATCCATCCGACCCCCAAGGCTCCCAGCACCCAGAGGGTGCACAGGGCACTCAACCAGTCCCCAAAGCGGACGTAAGGTGTGATGTCGTCACGAATCCCGGCCTGCGCGGTCAGGGCCGCGTCCACGAAAACAGGCGTCTGGGAGGCCACCCGGCCGGTCGGGTCAATCACCGCGCTGATGCCGGTGTTGGCCGCTCGCAGCACCCAGCGTCGGCTTTCGATCGCGCGGAGGGCGGCGTGAGCCAGTAACACCCTGGGCGCCGCGGTGTCCTTGTACCAAGCGTCGTTGGTCACGATCGCCAGCACCTGGGCCCCGCCTTGCACCACCGGCCGCATCGCGTCCGGAAAGATGCCATCGTAGCAAACGCCTGCGCCGACCTTTCCGAAGGGAAATTCAAACAGATGGGGCACCTGGCCGGGGTAGTAGTCGTGCCCGACGATGTTCATCGACATCAGGAAGGCGGGCATCCAGTCGCGCGCCGGGACGTATTCTCCGTAGGGCACCAGGTGGCGCTTGTAGTCGAAGCCGAGCAGGCGACCTGTGCCGTCGATGGCCGTGACCGCATTGTACAGCTTGAGGCTCTCCCGCTCGCCCTCCCAATCAAGGGTGCCGAACATGTAGGCCCGTCCCTCCCGCACAGCCGCCGCCCGGAGGCGCTCCAGCAGGGTCGGATTGTTGCGCAGGAATTCGGGCATGGCGGTTTCCGGCCACAGCACCAAATTGGAATTGGGTTGTTCCGAACTCAGACCCAGGTACTTGTCGGCCATGCGATGGATGGCGCCGCGCTCACGCGTCCACTTGTCGGAACCGGCAA
This genomic interval from Candidatus Sericytochromatia bacterium contains the following:
- a CDS encoding SDR family NAD(P)-dependent oxidoreductase, with amino-acid sequence MQAATLDPVLILGATSGMARAVAGLLARRGHPLRLAARDAVEVRALAADLAIRHQVEVLAYVYDAASPEAEAQLRLAAEGTLAGVLVAFGVLDDQREAERSRERAAQLLHVNFTACALACETVAEALQAQGHGWLCVIGSVAGDRGRQSNYLYGAAKGGLAVYTQGLRHRLKAFGVAVITIKPGFVDTAMTWGKPGMFLVATPEQAAEGIVRAIDARRAVAYVPGFWRLVMALIRGIPGPLFERSKL
- the lptC gene encoding LPS export ABC transporter periplasmic protein LptC, with product MDPHKENLNQPAEVASAPPGPPAKPARARPNWLAPWPIYLLTVLVVAGTIYVTRARQQAGLADPVLPKAISLEQNIEVKFSDVTMQGRQKGVQRWLIEAPTVSLSRDGRYTTFEPKPKGRFLNLKDWKNQDASPSEKVRALDWTADQARFDSFSEDLHMSGHVVLTTDDKDIIKTEELAYRARTKRVEMPKPVTITMTDGTEARGDALEANADAEVFELKGHVDFRAKAQDEERL
- a CDS encoding decaprenyl-phosphate phosphoribosyltransferase; this translates as MARVPQAVAGWQALLALLRPRQWIKNGFVLAPLIFTGLFVRPDALGQAGLAAFLFCLASSAVYVFNDRVDVERDRRHPLKRLSRPLAAGTVSVRSADGLLGVLLLPVLLALWLWPQVGALIGAYLGLNVAYSLRLKHVPVVDIFCVATGFLLRVAAGAAALSVPLSNWMLVTTLCLALYLAAVKRRQELALTDGGARGVLGAYTVSLLDRYAQMAATAAILFYALFTSTVRPQLALTVVLVLFGFFRYSYLVEARQAGENPTEVVWQDAPLLLTLALWVAGCSWVMWLG
- the lnt gene encoding apolipoprotein N-acyltransferase, which translates into the protein MTTPLTDMSALSPSPGVSTAATWRAAWRGGPEMGSPVLLGWKELVTAALSGALLSLAFPGFDAPSLLAWLALTPLCALTFVPRRRRDMVKLFAAFGAGFYLSLLYWFLAMHPLTWLGFSEGASLAIVCGAWLAASGLLVTQLAALGLIFGGMTRHLSKPGAWHVAALAAAWVSLEWLTSLGTFGFTWGNLALTQVAGRVFVQAADLVGPFPIAGVLVAVNGLLALAVVPAVVGAPDRQAWRPVTAALLLVCALGGYGVWQTTRPIPSGTFSVSIVQGNIAGSDKWTRERGAIHRMADKYLGLSSEQPNSNLVLWPETAMPEFLRNNPTLLERLRAAAVREGRAYMFGTLDWEGERESLKLYNAVTAIDGTGRLLGFDYKRHLVPYGEYVPARDWMPAFLMSMNIVGHDYYPGQVPHLFEFPFGKVGAGVCYDGIFPDAMRPVVQGGAQVLAIVTNDAWYKDTAAPRVLLAHAALRAIESRRWVLRAANTGISAVIDPTGRVASQTPVFVDAALTAQAGIRDDITPYVRFGDWLSALCTLWVLGALGVGWIRTRKT
- a CDS encoding LptA/OstA family protein, coding for MSRVWSWVAALAITISASPAVAENEVPPPPLVLPSVRTVPLPTPAAVKTNPKPAPRRVSRALTKPTKGKKGKSDERIHITSDYLKYDRKARMALATGNVKIVQDDTTIRTEEVQFDQANKVSYMTKPVKVTQAKEGEPPTLLNADRMTTFHKEKRLVAEGKVRFVRKRNPLARALTSAKRDKIQAAIKKEDTVIDADELEYWTQKKDAHFKRNVAIINGKKKAWGDSAFMDRARDETRLEGNVKVVQINGNWLVKEGIVEADSPDEARDEALRERATLWCDKLVIDNRTSDAVATGEVVRIEQKGKVATGKKAVFSDRQNLITLTDQVRVQQANGDWLTASRAVFNTKTEVFEAFSGGQTQVQTEFAPPDKQASPKPAPKERVELDINMRETER